The Styela clava chromosome 13, kaStyClav1.hap1.2, whole genome shotgun sequence genome has a window encoding:
- the LOC120332425 gene encoding serine hydrolase-like protein yields MLRVICSRVFVDFRRTMASVGKYVGTTKRGLTKEFSVPVPWGEIAGKTWGDEKNPPIICLHGWLDNCNTFDKLIPLLPQDFYYVTFDVPGHGLSSHFPKGSFYFTAAYSSVLKRVIDHFKYDNVSLMGHSMGANIATYFGAIYPEIVSRIIAIDTAGIWFRQKEDLITGLRSCIDTHLAFETAEPRPEKEYTYEQAKGRLRAANKNLNDESVEILLERGMRELDNGNFIFRRDIRHLFKDPLERGFETSLTIAEGLKADIFFVWAKKGLYKIIKERYPDIAEVHKAFQKNTKSFSYVEIAGNHHLHLCTPEESAKHITEFLRNHPVQKEGENGNGSNL; encoded by the exons ATGCTTCGTGTTATATGCAGTAGAGTGTTTGTTGATTTTAGACGAACAATGGCTTCTGTTGGAAAATATGTTGGGACAACCAAACGAG GTCTGACCAAGGAGTTTTCTGTCCCTGTACCATGGGGGGAAATTGCTGGAAAAACCTGGGGAGATGAGAAAAATCCACCAATTATTTGTTTACACGGATGGTTGGATAATTGCAATACTTTTGATAAACTTATTCCACTTTTACCTCAAG ATTTCTATTACGTCACATTTGATGTGCCTGGTCATGGACTCTCATCTCATTTTCCTAAAGGATCTTTCTATTTCACTGCTGCATACAGTTCTGTTTTAAAAAGAGTAATTGATC ATTTCAAATATGACAATGTGTCGCTAATGGGTCATAGCATGG GGGCCAATATTGCAACATAT TTTGGGGCAATCTATCCTGAAATAGTTAGTCGAATCATAGCTATTGATACAGCCGGCATATGGTTTCGACAGAAg GAGGATCTGATTACTGGGTTACGATCATGCATTGATACACATCTAGCTTTTGAAACGGCGGAACCTAGACCTGAAAAGGAATATACTTACGAACAAGCAAAAGGAAG ACTCCGAGCAGctaacaaaaatttaaatgatgAATCTGTCGAAATTTTACTTGAACGTGGGATGAGAGAGCTTGATAATG GAAACTTCATTTTTCGGCGAGATATCAGACATTTGTTCAAGGATCCGTTGGAGCGGGGTTTTGAAACTTCATTAACTATTGCAGAAGGTTTAAAAGCTGATATCTTTTTTGTATG GGCAAAGAAAGGTTTATACAAGATAATCAAAGAAAGGTACCCAGATATAGCTGAAGTACATAAAGCTTTCCAAAAGAATACTAAATCT TTCAGCTATGTTGAGATTGCTGGCAATCATCATTTGCATTTATGTACGCCAGAGGAATCAGCCAAACATATTACAGAATTTTTAAGAAACCATCCCGTGCAAAAGGAAGGAGAGAATGGCAATGGTTCTAATTTATAG
- the LOC120332803 gene encoding uncharacterized protein LOC120332803, whose product MRTTIIIIFSWITTPLCQGETLLHCSPKPGCQIAQCDIAAEWMQDVNLGEYLNNNEYPLTCKWKSGGKPHSDENLLNIMYENAKNIEKVKSELKNSERKFVKTTEHEKELQALREKNQEQDAQIKVLRAALTSMEEKLKKIEKSNHPFITPITTAPPMKDSVCEIKTTNSCYSITIHKRLDIDYYEAENICKKRNSVIAQIYDEKSYETIINHSRKTMPAQENWIQLWIGSTINPLTGDITPTNAYMKWFPGRPRRGELNNEQTHIYIYMGREATNPRQGMVNIQPSFYRNGVLCQLLNY is encoded by the exons ATGAGAACAAcaattattatcattttttcttGGATAACCACACCCCTGTGTCAAGGTGAAACTCTGCTTCACTGTTCACCAAAACCGGGTTGTCAGATTGCTCAATGCGACATAGCAGCAGAATGGATGCAAGATGTCAATTTGGGAGAATATCTCAACAATAATGAGTATCCTCTCACATGTAAATGGAAGAGTGGCGGAAAACCACACAGCGACGAAAATTTGCTAAACATAATGTACGAAAACGCAAAAA ATATTGAAAAAGTGAAATCAGAACTGAAAAACTCAGAAAGAAAGTTTGTTAAAACTACAGAACACGAGAAAG agCTGCAGGCATTACGAGAGAAGAATCAAGAGCAAGATGCTCAAATAAAAGTCTTACGTGCAG CGTTGACAAGTATGGAAGAAAAACTGAAGAAGATCGAAAAGTCAAATCATCCGTTCATCACTCCAATTACTACAGCACCACCGATGAAAGATTCAG TGTGCGAAATAAAGACAACAAACTCGTGTTATTCGATTACGATACATAAGAGGCTCGATATTGATTATTATGAAGCGGAAAACATTTGTAAGAAGAGAAATTCTGTCATTGCTCAGATTTACGATGAAAAATCCTACGAAACTATTATCAATCATTCGAGAAAAACAATGCCAGCACAAGAGAATTGGATCCAACTTTGGATTGGAAGTACGATCAACCCACTA ACTGGAGACATAACCCCTACAAATGCATACATGAAATGGTTTCCAGGGCGCCCAAGACGAGGGGAATTAAATAATGAACAAACacacatttatatttatatggGACGAGAAGCGACAAATCCTCGGCAAGGAATGGTCAATATACAACCATCATTCTACAGGAATGGAGTTCTATGTCAACTGCTAAACTACTAA
- the LOC120332810 gene encoding uncharacterized protein LOC120332810: MRLIHLLLVLTLAVALLEISECRLNRKSSERARSKNERRKLRNQGRLRGKKRNREHEVTTSSLATTTDDSALLVEDLQNIKSKYIEEFLGRRTSLLGGQSLFDNLPSLRNSNTTNHYTEALLSAFVIPIPVQNKTEIMSSVSTASELHFKGKFGFHSPHSNVFGRIIHVSDAGFNDSHVGCSGKIANEEEVANVGGPWIALIARGKCKFFFKIKLAEKYGARAVIVYDTVPRRIVEVMRTIGTKIMSLMVNAADGGALVRKIEQGNKIYINISVGAINIEASDLIPKVAEYSYTEAIVDFRLDSSNPVEVGKIPFQRTTARYGRYSPRIAFSGRLVHVIDVGTENSHFGCTGAFSNEEEIKSTKGEWIALIEAGKCNNVVKIKLAEKYSAKAVIIYDEDFKDEPTVMNTIGTKISALTITRQDGKMAAQLLRNGQISHLNVTIGATISGVSSKGYSLNCTIYNSFVYIFSLLICCVTHFHSH; this comes from the exons ATGAGGTTGATTCATCTTCTGTTGGTTTTAACGCTCGCAGTCGCTTTGCTTGAGATCTCGGAGTGTCGATTGAATAGAAAATCCTCCGAACGTGCGAGGTCAAAGAACGAAAGGAGAAAGTTGAGAAATCAAGGGCGACTTAGGGGAAAGAAGCGCAACCGTGAACATGAAGTCACAACTTCGTCATTAGCAACTACTACCGACGATTCAGCTCTGCTTGTTGAAGATTTACAAAACATAAAGAGCAAATATATTGAGGAATTTTTAGGCCGACGTACTTCGTTGCTAGGCGGACAAAGTCTTTTTGACAACTTGCCAAGTCTCAGAAATAGCAACACAACAAATCATTATACCGAGGCTTTGTTGAGCGCGTTTGTTATTCCAATTCCCGTGCAAAATAAAACCGAGATCATGTCTAGCGTATCGACCGCTTCCGAGCTGCATTTTAAAGGAAAATTTGGATTTCATTCTCCCCACAGTAACGTATTTGGCCGAATAATTCATGTATCTGATGCTGGTTTCAATGATTCTCATGTTGGATGCAGTGGCAAAATTGCTAACGAGGAAGAAGTTGCAAACGTCGGAGGTCCGTGGATTGCCCTAATTGCTCGAGGGAAATGCAAGTTTTTCTTCAAGATCAAGTTGGCGGAAAAATATGGCGCAAGAGCTGTTATTGTTTACGACACGGTACCTCGGAGAATTGTGGAAGTAATGCGTACTATCG GTACAAAAATCATGTCTCTGATGGTGAACGCCGCTGACGGCGGAGCACTGGTACGGAAAATTGAACAaggtaacaaaatatatatcaacataAGTGTCGGCGCAATAAACATCGAAGCATCGGACTTGATACCGAAGGTTGCAGAATACAGCTACACAGAGGCTATTGTCGATTTTCGTCTCGATTCAAGTAATCCTGTCGAAGTTGGTAAAATTCCATTTCAAAGAACGACTGCTAGATATGGTCGGTATTCACCACGTATTGCTTTTTCTGGGCGTCTGGTCCATGTCATAGACGTGGGAACTGAAAACTCTCATTTCGGATGCACGGGAGCATTTTCGAATGAGGAAGAAATCAAATCGACGAAGGGTGAATGGATCGCATTGATTGAAGCTGGAAAGTGCAACAATgttgtaaaaataaaacttgcCGAAAAGTATTCGGCTAAAGCCGTTATTATTTATGATGAAGATTTCAAAGACGAGCCAACCGTGATGAACACTATAG gcacaaaaatttCAGCTCTGACTATAACACGTCAAGATGGGAAAATGGCGGCACAACTATTACGCAATGGTCAAATCTCACATTTGAACGTGACCATTGGAGCAACCATATCAGGAGTATCTTCGAAAGGCTATTCTCTCAATTGTACTATTTATAACtcatttgtatatattttttctcttttgATTTGCTGTGTAACACATTTTCATTCGCACTGA